The following proteins are co-located in the Paenibacillus sp. FSL H8-0079 genome:
- the pyrR gene encoding bifunctional pyr operon transcriptional regulator/uracil phosphoribosyltransferase PyrR, whose amino-acid sequence MSTETHVIMDETAIRRALTRIAHEILEKNKGIDDCVLVGIRTRGVYLAERIAAKIEEIEGAKVPWGELDVTPYRDDRLDENKANRKDMLIMTPESLSIHNKKVILFDDVLYTGRTIRAAMDALMDCGRPQNIQLAVLADRGHRELPIRPDFIGKNVPTSKSEEIEVALMETDGQDEVKITQNRGEQA is encoded by the coding sequence ATGAGCACAGAGACACATGTCATTATGGATGAGACGGCGATCCGCCGCGCATTAACACGGATTGCCCATGAGATATTGGAGAAAAACAAAGGAATCGACGATTGTGTGTTGGTGGGTATCCGTACACGCGGGGTCTACCTGGCAGAACGGATCGCAGCCAAGATTGAAGAAATCGAAGGCGCCAAAGTCCCCTGGGGAGAACTGGATGTGACTCCTTACCGCGATGACCGCTTGGATGAAAATAAAGCGAATCGCAAGGATATGTTGATTATGACACCTGAATCACTTTCGATTCATAACAAAAAAGTGATTTTGTTCGATGATGTGCTCTATACCGGACGTACGATTCGCGCAGCGATGGATGCCCTGATGGACTGTGGAAGACCGCAGAACATTCAGCTGGCTGTACTCGCAGACCGCGGACACCGGGAACTTCCGATTCGACCTGATTTTATCGGTAAGAATGTGCCGACTTCCAAATCAGAGGAGATCGAGGTTGCACTCATGGAAACGGACGGACAGGACGAAGTCAAAATCACTCAGAACCGGGGGGAGCAAGCATGA
- a CDS encoding aspartate carbamoyltransferase catalytic subunit: MITQPALRDRSLLGLKELSRGEIESILNRAAHWEAQKEKLVPVLESRFVANMFFENSTRTRFSFEMAEKRLGAQVLNFTAAASSVEKGESIYDTVRTLESMGIDAGVIRLKPAGVLQQLAQKVTVPLVNAGDGNNEHPTQALLDLYTMRKAFGELKGLRVSIIGDILHSRVARSNLWALQKFGADVRFCAPQTMQAPELAEHAPYVGLEEALDADVVMMLRVQLERHQHGLITSAEDYREHYGLTEERASRLKPSTIIMHPAPVNRNVEVDDAVVESEASRIFPQMANGVPIRMAVMERAMKL; this comes from the coding sequence ATGATTACACAACCAGCATTGAGAGACCGGAGCTTGCTTGGATTGAAGGAACTTAGCCGAGGAGAGATCGAGTCGATTCTGAACAGAGCAGCTCACTGGGAAGCGCAGAAAGAGAAACTGGTTCCTGTACTGGAATCACGCTTCGTTGCGAACATGTTCTTCGAGAACAGCACACGTACCCGTTTTTCCTTCGAAATGGCAGAGAAACGCCTGGGCGCACAAGTGCTGAACTTTACGGCAGCCGCATCCAGTGTGGAAAAAGGAGAATCCATCTACGATACGGTGCGCACGCTTGAGTCGATGGGCATTGATGCAGGGGTGATCCGGTTGAAACCGGCAGGCGTTCTGCAGCAACTGGCTCAGAAAGTGACTGTTCCGCTCGTGAACGCCGGAGACGGCAACAATGAGCATCCTACACAGGCACTGCTGGACCTCTACACGATGCGAAAAGCATTTGGCGAACTGAAGGGCTTGCGTGTCTCCATCATAGGTGACATTCTGCATAGCCGCGTAGCGCGCTCCAACCTGTGGGCACTGCAAAAGTTTGGCGCAGATGTACGCTTCTGTGCACCGCAAACGATGCAGGCACCGGAACTCGCAGAGCATGCTCCTTATGTCGGTCTCGAAGAAGCGCTGGATGCAGATGTAGTCATGATGCTCCGTGTTCAACTGGAACGTCATCAACATGGCTTAATTACTTCAGCTGAGGATTATCGCGAACACTACGGATTGACGGAAGAACGGGCATCACGCCTAAAACCAAGCACCATTATCATGCACCCTGCTCCTGTGAATCGCAACGTCGAGGTAGATGACGCGGTTGTGGAGAGTGAAGCATCACGGATTTTCCCGCAGATGGCAAACGGCGTTCCAATCCGCATGGCGGTTATGGAACGTGCGATGAAACTGTAA